In Gordonia sp. SL306, the genomic window ACGGTGACCCGCTTCCACGAGGACCCGCGGGTGACGTTGCCGTACACCCCCGAACAGTGGGATCGGGTGGTCGATCTCGGCGCGGCCGTCGACGCCCGGATGGCCCGCAACGACGTCCGACTCACGATGGGCGGCGAACCGACCTTCGTGTCGATCGACAACCAGACCGACCCCGAGTGGACCACCGCCGCCGACGGCCCGCACAAACGACTGCTGGCGTCGCGGCTCGCCGAGCGACTGCGCGGGACCTACGCACCCGCCGGCCTGGTGCAGCGCAGCCAGGGCAAGTGGTACCCGGGTGAACCGTTGCCGCGTTGGCAGATCGCACTGATGTGGCGGACCGACGGCCTGCCGATCTGGCGTCGTCCCGAACTCCTCGCCGATCCGTGGGCGACGCAGGAACAGGCCGCAGCGAGCATCGAGGTGGAGAGCACCGGTGCCGGCGAGCGCGCGACGGTCGGTGCTGCCGACGCCTCGATCGCCGAGACGCTGTTGACCGCAGTGGCCAAGGCGATCGGGCTGCCGACCACACAGGTGATGCCCGCCTACGAGGATCCCCTGGTGCGGTTGGGCGAGCTGGCGGCGCTCCCACCCGGTGATCCGGGCGCGGACCCCACCGTCCTGACGGCCCGCGGTGCGGCGCTGGCGGCCGCCGCGGCCGAGGCCGACGACGAGACCGATCTCACGCCACCTGCGGATTCGGGCGACGCTCGCAGTGCCTTGCTGGAGCGTCTGGACGGTGCGATCACCGAACCGACCGCTTTCGTCCTGCCGCTCAGTCGTTCCGAGGACGAGACGGCGTGGCAGAGTGCCCGGTGGACCACGCGCCGTGGCCGTCTGGTGCTGACCCCGGGAACGTCGCCCGCGGGTCTGCGGCTGCCGTTGAACTCCCTGTCGTGGGGGCCGGCCCCGACCATGTTCGAGGTCGATCCGTCCGTCCGGGCCGGCGCGTTGCCCGCCGACCCGGCCGCTGAACTCGGACTCATCGTCCGCGACGTCGATCCGGCCGCGTTCGTGCCGCGATCCGCCGTGGTCGCCGAGGTCCGTGGCGGGGTGCTCGCCGTCTTCATGCCGCCACTGGCCGCGCTTGAGGAGTTCCTGGCGATCATCGAGTTCGTCGAGGACGCGGCGGCCGCCATCTCGACACCCGTGGTCATCGAAGGCTATGGGCCGCCCTCGGATGCGCGGCTCACCACGCTCACCGTCACACCCGATCCGGGCGTGATCGAGGTGAACATCCAGCCGACCGCCAGTTTCGCCGAGCAATCCGCGTTGCTCGACGATCTCTACGATCACGCGCGGCACACCCGGCTCGGCACCGAGACCTTCGACCTCGACGGAAGTCACGGCGGTACCGGCGGCGGCAACCACATCACGCTCGGCGGGACGACCCCCGCCGATTCGCCGATGCTGCGCCGTCCGGACCTGTTGGTGTCGATGCTGACGTACTGGCAGCGGCACCCGTCGTTGTCGTATCTCTTCTCCGGGAGGTTCGTCGGGACCACGTCGCAGGCACCGCGGGTGGACGAAGGCCGCGAGTCCGCTCTGTACGAGCTGGAGATCGCGTTCTCCGAGATCGACCGGCTGGGCGTGAAGGGCGACGGTGTCGGAGGTGTGGAGGCCCCGCCGAATCCGTGGGTGACCGACCGTGCTCTGCGACACCTGCTGACCGACATCACCGGCAACACCCATCGCTCGGAGTTCTGCATCGACAAGCTCTACAGTCCTGACTCGACACGAGGACGTCTCGGTCTGCTCGAACTCCGTGCGTTCGAGATGCCGCCGCACCACCGGATGGCGATGGTGCAGTCGCTGCTGGTGCGGTCGCTGGTGTCGTGGTTCTGGGAGCACCCGCATCGCGGCAGGCTCATCCGGCACGGTGGCGATCTGCACGGCAAATACCTTCTGCCGCACCACATCATCGGTGACATCGCCGCCGTCGCCGAGGACCTGCGGCAGGCAGGCTACCCGTTCGACACCGCATGGCTCGACCCGTTCACGGAGTTCCGGTTCCCTCGGCTCGGTACGGTCTCGATCCGCGACCACGAGGTCGAACTCCGAGGCGCGATCGAGCCGTGGAACACGCTCGGCGAGGAATCGACCGGTACCGGGACGGCGCGGTACGTCGACTCGTCGATCGAACGTGTGCAGGTGCGGGTCCAGGGTGGTGAGGACGACCGTTTCCTGTTGACGTGCAACGGTTTCCCCATTCCGTTGAGTCCCACCGGCCGCACCGGGGAGCGGGTCGCGGGCATCCGGTTCCGCGCCTGGCAGCCGCCCAGCGCGTTGCATCCTTCGATCACCATCGACACCCCACTCACGTTCGACCTGGTCGACACGGTCGCAGGCCGGTCGGTTGGCGGTGCGACCTACCACGTCGTCCATCCGGGTGGCCGCTCGTACGACCGGCCCCCGGTGAACGCGGTGGAGGCGGAATCGCGCCGCAACGGACGCTTCGAGGCCAGCGGTCACACCAGCGGCTCGGTCGACATCGGGCTCCTCCGGGAGCGGCAGGCCCGGCAGGCCACCGATACCGGGGTACCGGCGATCCTGGATCTGCGCCGGGCACGTACAGTTCTTCGGTGATCGTTTCGTCGGGCAGCCCGGCCGGGAATCGACTGCCCGGGGTCTTCGACGGGTACCGCCCCGACGGCTCCGCATTGTTCGATGTCGAGGGGTTGTCCCACGGCACGGCAGCGCAGGCGCCCTACGACGAGATGCTCGACAGCAGTGGCGTGACCAGGCCGGCCTGGACGGATCTGGTGTCCGGGTATGCGGCGCGTGGCGATGAACGCCTCAGGGGTGCCGCGGCGCGCCTGGCCACCGCGGTCAGCGACGAGGGCGTCATCTACAACGAGTTCGACGGCGACCAGACCGTCGCACGGGACTGGCAGGTCGATCCGGTCCCGCTCGTCGTCGACGGGGTGGAGTGGACGGAGCTGGAGAAGGCCGTCATCCAGCGGTCGATGTTGCTCGATCAGCTGCTGCGGGACATCTATCGCGACCAGAAGACGATCCGCCGTGGCCTGGTCCCACCGGAGATGGTGTTCGGCCACCCCGGCTACATCCGGAAGGCGGCCCGGCTGGAGGTCGCCGGTCCGCACGCGTTGTTCCTGCATGCCCTGGATCTCGGTCGGACGTCCGACGGCAGCTTCGAGGTGTATGCCGACCGCACGCAGGCGCCGTCGGGCATCGGCTTCGCGATGGTCGACCGCAGACTGCTCTCCCGGACGTTCCCGCAGCTGTTCCAGACCGTCGCGCCGCGACCGATCGCGACGTTCGCGGGCACTCTGCGGCTGGCTCTCTTCGACTACGCCCCACCCGGCGTCGACGATCCCACGGTCGCGGTGCTGAGTCCTGGAAGCATGTCCGAAACCGCCTTCGACCAGGCATATCTGGCATCGTTACTGGGGTTCCCCCTTGTCGAGGGCGACGACCTGACGGTGCGTGACGGCGCCGTCTACATGCGGTCGCTGGGCAAGTACAAGCGGGTCGACGTGCTGCTGCGGCGGATCGACGCCGGTTATGCGGATCCGCTCGATCTGCGTACCGACTCCCGGCTCGGCGTCGCCGGTCTGGTGGAGGCCATCTCACGCGGCACCGTCACGGTGGTGAACACCCTCGGCAGCGGGGTGCTCGAGAACCCGGCGCTGCACACGGTGCTGGACGAACTCGCACCGGTGCTGCTCGACGAGGACCTCGCGCTGCCGTCGGTACCCACGCTGTGGGCCGGCGATGACCTGCAGCGCACCAAGATCCGCGCCGATCTCGGCGAGCTTGTGCTGTCGAACTTCGCCACCGACGAAGAGGTGATCGCCCCGATGCTCGATACCGCGAGGCGTGCCGATCTCCTCGCCCGGATCGAGGCACACCCGTGGCAGTGGGTGGCCCGGACGCTGCAACCCGTCTCGATCGCGCCGACGATGACGCGGGGGCGCACCACCTCGGATCGTCCGGGGGTGCTCCGTGCCGCACAGGTCGGGGTGCGTGCCTTCAGCGTGGCTCAGGGGCCGACCTACGCGGTGATGCCGGGTGGACTGGGGATGGTGCTCGCCGACGGTGTGGCCGGTGCGGCGCAGCGGACGGTGTCGGCGAAGGACGTCTGGGTGACCAGCGCCGACGTCGGCGGACATGTCTCACGGAAGTCGGGCACCCGATCGGCGGCCGCCGAGGAGATGGCCGCGCCGCGGCCCGGGCGGACTCCGCGCACCGCCGCGTACTACGACGTCGCCGCGGCCGCGAGTCCCCGCGTCCTGGCCGACCTCTTCTGGTTCGGGCGCTACGGCGAACGGACGGAGTCGACGACGCGCCTGGCGAAGGTGGCGCGCGAGCGCTATCAGGAGGTGCAGTACCGCCCGTGGATGAGCGGATCGGCGGCGGTGCCCTTGGTGCTGCATGCGGTGGCGCGGGTGACCGGTACGTCCCTCTATCTCGGGACCGCCGACCTCGCCGCGGAGCCCGGCGACACGCCGGCCGCGCCGGAGCGGGTCAACGAGGCCATCGCCAAGATCACCGATCTCACCATCACGCGCTCGGTGGCCGGGACCATCGCCCACTCCGCCGATCGGCTGGTCGCGACGGCCCGGGCGGTCCGCGATCAGATGTCGACGAGCACGTGGATGGTGCTGGCTCCGGTCGAACGGGCGATCGAGGAACTCGGTGCGCAGGTGCGCGGCGCCCGCGACGCGGCCGATCAAACCTCCGTCGCCGGTGACACGACATTGGATCTGGGCTCCGACCTCGGCCATGCGCACGACGAGGTGCTGCACGGTGTCCTCGCGCTCGCCGGTCTGCAGGCCGACTCGATGGTGCACGACGCAGGCTGGTTGTTCATGGACATCGGCCGGCGTATCGAACGGACCATCGCCCTCGCCGACCTCACCGTGGCGTTGTTCGTCGTGGCGCAGGACCGTGAGGTCGAGCAGGCGCTCCTGGAGTCGTTCCTGGTCGCCAACGAGTCGTCGGTGATCTACCGCAGGCGCAATCGCGGGCTCTATCGATTCGACGCCGTCGGTGGTCTGCTGTTCTTCGACGAGACCAACCCCCGGGCGATGATCTACCAGCTGACACGGATGCATGACGATCTGACCGCGCTGCCGGACGAACTGCGCTCGGCCGGCTCCGAACGGATCGTCGAGGAGCTGATCGCGGAGCTGCGTCGTTCCGATCCGGAAGACCTCGCCGCGGTCGACGCGACGGGTCGCCGGGCACAGCTCGGTGAGTTGATGACCGCCCTGGGTGCCGGAGCGCGAGACCTCTCCGACGTCCTGACGCGGACCCGGTTCGCCTCGCCCCGCCAGGCGCAGCCGATCTGGGGCGGGGGAGGTGACGGCGTATGACAGCACCGGAACCAGCGGTGGAACCGACCTCGGAACGCGCCGACGTCATCGACGGTCACCGGCGTCGCTACCGGGTCATGCATCGCACGTCGTACACCTACGATGACGTGGTCTCGTCGTCGTACGGCCGCTGCTACCTCACCCCTCGCGAGCTGCCACATCAGCGGGTGCTGTCGGCCGGGGTGACCATCGAGCCCGAGCCCGACGACTGGTCCACCGGGGTGGATGTCTACGGCAACGGTGATTCGTACTTCCACGTCCGGTCCAACCATGACGAGCTGGTCGTCACTGCGACCTCGGTCGTCGAGGTCGATCCACCCGACCCGGGGATGCTCCTCTCGCCTGCGGCACTCGGTCCGTGGGAGCAGGCCCGTCCGTCGGCGGTCGGTGCCGCGGGTGCCGGTGCGGTCGAGTTCGTCCTCGACCTCACGCCTCCGGAGATCACCCCTGCGGTGGCCGGCTACGCGGCGGAGGTGTTCCGGCCCGGCCGGCCGCTGATCGAGGCCGTCACCGACCTCACCACCCGGATCTTCCGGGAATTCACCTACAAATCGGGATCGACGGCGATCAGCACCCGCGTGGACACCGTCCTGGAACGGCGCATGGGGGTCTGCCAGGACTTCGCCCGTGTCGCCATCGCCTGCCTGCGTTCGGTCGGACTCGCAGCGCGTTACGAGTCGGGCTACCTGGCCACCGACCCGCCGCCCGGTCGGGAACGGATCTTCGGCGCGGACGCGAGCCACGCGTGGGCGGCCGTGTGGCTGCCCGGTGACCGTTGGCTGGCCTTCGACCCGACCAACGACAAACTCGTCGACGAACGACACGTGACAGTGGCGTGGGGTCGCGACTACGACGATGTCCCGCCGTTGCGCGGGGTCATCTACACGGAGTCGAAGAAAAGCCGGATCGAGGTGTCGGTGGACGTCAGCCCGATCGGTGCCGACGATGTGTCCGAGATCACCGAGGGGTCTTCGGGAACGGACGCCGACTAGCCTCACCGGGCCATTCGGGCCGGGTCGCCCGAACGGATGACACCCACCGGCGTCGGGCTGGACCTCGACCTGACCCTTGTTGTGCGAGACGGGATCTGACATCTGCCGAGGTGGGCGCGATTTACCAGTGGCAAATGCATTGCAGATGGATGAAGAGTCGTGACGCCGTGATCGGCGATTGGGTACGTTGGTGGGTGACATGACGGTAATCACTGAGAGTCGCATCGCCGGTGTGGTGCGCGCGGCCGAGACAGTTCTCTCGCATCGGGCCGGTTCCCCCGTCACCCTCGCAGACCCCGAAGACCTCGGGGGTAGTGGTCGCACCGTCGTGGTGCGGGCGCGGGTGGCGGTCAATCCTCTGTCGATGGATCGCACCTTGGTGATCAAGGCACTGCCTGCCGACGAGGACCCCCGTGCCTTCCATCGCGAACTCGCCTCCTACAAGTACGCCACCGCGCTGCCCACCGAATCCCGTCCGGGACCACAGCTCATCGCGTCCGACCCCGACGTGCGGGTACTCGTCCTCACCGACCTCGGGCACGGACGCTCACTGACATCGCTGTTGTCGGGCACCGACGTCGTCGAGACGTCGCACGCGGTCAGTGCCTGGGGGCAGGCACTCGGCCGTATGCACGCGGCGACGGTCGGCGGTGAGATCGACTTCCTCGCCATCCTGCGTCGTGGGGCGAAGGGCACCGATGACGTGGATGTCCTCGGCGAGGCCGCCGAGCGGGCGGTCGAGGACGCGCCGGGCCTGACCGAGAGCCTCGGTGTCGAACTGCCCGATGACGTCGCGAAACGGCTGACGATCGCCTGCGGTCTGTTCGCCGACGGTGATCACCGGGCCTTCAGCCCTTCGGACGTCGGCGCGGAGAACATCCTGCTCAACGACGAGGGCGTGCAGTTCATGGACTACGAGTGGGGCGGTTTCCGCGACGCCACTCTCGACATCGCGTATGCCCTGGTCACTTTCGGTGCACAGTTGTCGCACGTCAACGTCGACCACCGCGCCGACCTCGAGATCGCGATGGTCGACGCGTGGCGTTCCGAGGTCTATCCCATCTGGCCGGGCCTCGGTCACGACGGTGAGGCGACCCGCAAGATCACCACCGCCCGGCTGTTGTGGACGTGGCTGTCGACAGTGTGGATGCTGCCCGACGAGGGTGCCGCGTCTGTCGAGGACCGACATCCCGGCCACGCCGGTCAGACCCACGACTGGGCGCTGCACACCAACGATCCCCGCGTCGTCGTCGCGCGCTGGGCGGATCTGTCGGCCGCGGCGGTCCGGGCAGGCGAAGCGGAGATCGCCGAGTTCGCGTCCCGGCTCGGTGCCGCGCTGCAGCGCACCTGGCTCACCTGACGGCGCGCCGTGGAAGGGCTGTTCGACCCACCGACGGCCGCCCCGGGTCCCGGCTCGGGCGGCCTCGCGTCACCTCCCGGCGCACACGCACCATTGGCGGTGCGGATGCGCCCGGAGTCGCTCGACGAGATCGTCGGCCAGCAGCATCTGCTGGGCCCCGGGTCGCCGTTGCGACGCCTCATCAACGGCTCCGGTGCGGCATCGGTGATGCTCTACGGGCCGCCCGGCACCGGTAAGACGACGATGGCCGCGCTGATCTCCCGGGCCACGGGAGGTCGGTTCGAGGCGCTCTCGGCGCTGTCGGCCGGCGTGAAGGAGGTGCGTGCCGTCATCGACGTCGCGCGGCGGCGGTTGATCGAGGGGCAGCAGACCGTGCTGTTCATCGACGAGGTCCATCGGTTCTCCAAGACACAACAGGACGCGTTGCTGGACGCGGTGGAGAACCGCATCGTGCTGCTGGTGGCGGCGACCACGGAGAACCCGTCGTTCTCGGTGGTCGCGCCGTTGCTGTCCCGGTCACTGGTGCTGCAGCTGCGATCTCTCTCCGACGACGACATCCGGGAGGTGCTGCGTCGTGCCGTGGCCGACCCGCGCGGGCTCGACGGGCGGGTCGAGGTCAGTGACGCGGCGATGGACCACCTCGTCGCGGTCGCCGGTGGCGACGCGCGTCGGGCCCTGACCGGACTGGAGGCCAGCGCGGATGCGGCGCTGCGCGGCGACGACGAGGACGTCGCGGGACCAGACGGCCACCGTCCCGTGCTCGACGTGACCGAGGTGGAGGCGGCCATCGATCGCGCCGCGGTGCGCTACGACCGTGACGGCGACCAGCACTACGACGTGACCAGCGCATTCATCAAATCCATCCGAGGCTCGGATGTCGATGCCGCGCTGCACTATCTGGCTCGGATGATCGTCGCGGGCGAGGACCCACGATTCATCGCCCGTCGCCTGATGATCCATGCCAGCGAGGACATCGGCATGGCCGACCCGACCGCCCTGCAGACGGCCGTGGCCGCCGCCCAGGTGGTGGCGTTGGTCGGGATGCCGGAGGCAAAACTGGCCCTCACCCAGGCCACCATCCACCTGGCGACCGCCCCCGAAATCGGGGGGAGTCGTCTCGGCCATCGGCGCCGCGATCGCGGATGTCGAGGCCGGGAAATCGGGGGCGGTTCCCGCGCATCTCCGAGACAGCCACTATGCCGGGGCCAAAGGCCTGGGCAGCGGCATCGGCTATCGATACCCGCACGACGATCCGGACGGGGTGGTCGCCCAGCAGTACGCGCCCGACGAGCTGGTCGGGGTCGACTATTACCAGCCGACCGATCACGGGTTCGAACGAGAGATCGGCGCCCGACTGGGCAAGTTGCGGTCCATCGTGCGGGCCGCGGTCTCCCGTTCGCGGCGACGATAGGCCTCGCAGGCGGGTCAGCCGATCTCGACCACGGCCTCGTGGCAGACGGGGAAGTTCACCGAGTTCGCGATGAAGCACCACTCGTGGGCGTCGTCGTGGGCAGCGATCGCATCGTCGACCATCGACCCGTCCGCGACCGTGACCCGCGGGCGCAGCGTGGCGCTCACGAAGTGCCCACCATTGCCCTCCTGCGCCATGACCGCGTGCGCGTCGTCGACGTATGCGGTGACGACGACGCCGCGGGCCACACAGGCATGCAGATAGGAGAGCAGGTGGCACTGGGAGAGCGCCGCCAGCAGCATGTCTTCCGGGTTCCATCGCCCACCGTCGCCCCGGAACGAGGCATCGGCGGAACCGAGAAGGTCAGGCTTTCCCGGCACGGCAACCACCGTGTCGCGGTCATAATCGCGATACCCGGTCGTCCCCGGGCCACGGTTGCCGGTCCAGGTGGTCGTGAGTGCGTACTGATGGTCGGTCGACATGGTCGACGAGTCTGCCACCGGGCTCCGACACGATGCCGGACACGGGCTCGTTCCCACCTCGGCGGTAGTCTGGAGAGTCGCAGACCGGTCTCGACCGCCGGTCCGGACGACCAGATGCCAGACCGACCACTCACCAAGGACGAACTCAGTTGCAGACGCATGACATCCGGCAGCGCTTCCTGGATCACTTCATCAAGGCGGGCCACACCGAGGTCCCGAGCGCCTCGCTGATCCTCGATGACCCCAACCTGCTGTTCGTCAACGCCGGAATGGTGCCGTTCAAGCCCTACTTCCTGGGTGAGCAGACCGCACCCTTCGACCGCGCGACGAGCGTGCAGAAGTGCGTGCGCACCCTCGACATCGACGAGGTCGGCATCACGACGCGTCACAACACGTTCTTCCAGATGGCAGGCAACTTCTCGTTCGGCGACTACTTCAAGCGTGAGGCGATCAACTTCGCGTGGACGTTGCTCACCAACAGCGTCGCCGACGGCGGCTACGGGATCGAGGCCGACAAACTGTGGCCGAC contains:
- a CDS encoding DUF2126 domain-containing protein yields the protein MTIKVALEHRTSYAFDRPVKIFPHVVRLRPAPHSRTPIEAYSLKVEPAEHFLNWQQDAFSNYMARLVFPEPATMLSISVSLVADLTAVNPFDFFIEDWAEDFGFSYPDDLRTDLEIFLRSVGVTEGEFVGAPVHPSVAEFAAEHRPPGTVRIIDFLVGLNQAVRDAVGYTVRLETGVQTPEYTLSSGIGSCRDSAWLLVALLRELGLAARFVSGYLVQLTSDVKSIDGPSGPDADFTDLHAWTEVYLPGAGWVGMDPTSGLFAGEGHIPLAATPSPGGAAPISGATGPCHATLDFANTVTRFHEDPRVTLPYTPEQWDRVVDLGAAVDARMARNDVRLTMGGEPTFVSIDNQTDPEWTTAADGPHKRLLASRLAERLRGTYAPAGLVQRSQGKWYPGEPLPRWQIALMWRTDGLPIWRRPELLADPWATQEQAAASIEVESTGAGERATVGAADASIAETLLTAVAKAIGLPTTQVMPAYEDPLVRLGELAALPPGDPGADPTVLTARGAALAAAAAEADDETDLTPPADSGDARSALLERLDGAITEPTAFVLPLSRSEDETAWQSARWTTRRGRLVLTPGTSPAGLRLPLNSLSWGPAPTMFEVDPSVRAGALPADPAAELGLIVRDVDPAAFVPRSAVVAEVRGGVLAVFMPPLAALEEFLAIIEFVEDAAAAISTPVVIEGYGPPSDARLTTLTVTPDPGVIEVNIQPTASFAEQSALLDDLYDHARHTRLGTETFDLDGSHGGTGGGNHITLGGTTPADSPMLRRPDLLVSMLTYWQRHPSLSYLFSGRFVGTTSQAPRVDEGRESALYELEIAFSEIDRLGVKGDGVGGVEAPPNPWVTDRALRHLLTDITGNTHRSEFCIDKLYSPDSTRGRLGLLELRAFEMPPHHRMAMVQSLLVRSLVSWFWEHPHRGRLIRHGGDLHGKYLLPHHIIGDIAAVAEDLRQAGYPFDTAWLDPFTEFRFPRLGTVSIRDHEVELRGAIEPWNTLGEESTGTGTARYVDSSIERVQVRVQGGEDDRFLLTCNGFPIPLSPTGRTGERVAGIRFRAWQPPSALHPSITIDTPLTFDLVDTVAGRSVGGATYHVVHPGGRSYDRPPVNAVEAESRRNGRFEASGHTSGSVDIGLLRERQARQATDTGVPAILDLRRARTVLR
- a CDS encoding circularly permuted type 2 ATP-grasp protein, whose protein sequence is MIVSSGSPAGNRLPGVFDGYRPDGSALFDVEGLSHGTAAQAPYDEMLDSSGVTRPAWTDLVSGYAARGDERLRGAAARLATAVSDEGVIYNEFDGDQTVARDWQVDPVPLVVDGVEWTELEKAVIQRSMLLDQLLRDIYRDQKTIRRGLVPPEMVFGHPGYIRKAARLEVAGPHALFLHALDLGRTSDGSFEVYADRTQAPSGIGFAMVDRRLLSRTFPQLFQTVAPRPIATFAGTLRLALFDYAPPGVDDPTVAVLSPGSMSETAFDQAYLASLLGFPLVEGDDLTVRDGAVYMRSLGKYKRVDVLLRRIDAGYADPLDLRTDSRLGVAGLVEAISRGTVTVVNTLGSGVLENPALHTVLDELAPVLLDEDLALPSVPTLWAGDDLQRTKIRADLGELVLSNFATDEEVIAPMLDTARRADLLARIEAHPWQWVARTLQPVSIAPTMTRGRTTSDRPGVLRAAQVGVRAFSVAQGPTYAVMPGGLGMVLADGVAGAAQRTVSAKDVWVTSADVGGHVSRKSGTRSAAAEEMAAPRPGRTPRTAAYYDVAAAASPRVLADLFWFGRYGERTESTTRLAKVARERYQEVQYRPWMSGSAAVPLVLHAVARVTGTSLYLGTADLAAEPGDTPAAPERVNEAIAKITDLTITRSVAGTIAHSADRLVATARAVRDQMSTSTWMVLAPVERAIEELGAQVRGARDAADQTSVAGDTTLDLGSDLGHAHDEVLHGVLALAGLQADSMVHDAGWLFMDIGRRIERTIALADLTVALFVVAQDREVEQALLESFLVANESSVIYRRRNRGLYRFDAVGGLLFFDETNPRAMIYQLTRMHDDLTALPDELRSAGSERIVEELIAELRRSDPEDLAAVDATGRRAQLGELMTALGAGARDLSDVLTRTRFASPRQAQPIWGGGGDGV
- a CDS encoding transglutaminase family protein — encoded protein: MTAPEPAVEPTSERADVIDGHRRRYRVMHRTSYTYDDVVSSSYGRCYLTPRELPHQRVLSAGVTIEPEPDDWSTGVDVYGNGDSYFHVRSNHDELVVTATSVVEVDPPDPGMLLSPAALGPWEQARPSAVGAAGAGAVEFVLDLTPPEITPAVAGYAAEVFRPGRPLIEAVTDLTTRIFREFTYKSGSTAISTRVDTVLERRMGVCQDFARVAIACLRSVGLAARYESGYLATDPPPGRERIFGADASHAWAAVWLPGDRWLAFDPTNDKLVDERHVTVAWGRDYDDVPPLRGVIYTESKKSRIEVSVDVSPIGADDVSEITEGSSGTDAD
- a CDS encoding OsmC family protein, which codes for MSTDHQYALTTTWTGNRGPGTTGYRDYDRDTVVAVPGKPDLLGSADASFRGDGGRWNPEDMLLAALSQCHLLSYLHACVARGVVVTAYVDDAHAVMAQEGNGGHFVSATLRPRVTVADGSMVDDAIAAHDDAHEWCFIANSVNFPVCHEAVVEIG